From Portunus trituberculatus isolate SZX2019 chromosome 50, ASM1759143v1, whole genome shotgun sequence, the proteins below share one genomic window:
- the LOC123499842 gene encoding uncharacterized protein LOC123499842, which translates to MKECTTRGGVYDEGQGRVMPAIPKHGASKSRASVRRWSTTRHKSGTGVPTTAQLRITNFVEAHVFHSLQKVTQTEEACGSAQVLPLLEGEPNQRVLTPSTCGRKLALLALEDTNCLRLSWRDWTLPLTSSDLATLGVIQGGRTGQDSLASSNLTNTCCCVIQGGREDRTDCLASSNLTNTCCQSLL; encoded by the exons ATGAAG GAGTGTACAACAAGGGGCGGTGTATACGACGAGGGACAAGGTCGGGTCATGCCGGCCATCCCTAAACATGGAGCAAGCAAGTCTCGGGCGTCAGTCAGGAGGTGGAGCACGACCCGCCACAAATCTGGCACAGGCGTCCCTACAACTGCGCAACTGCGCATTACCAACTTCGTGGAGGCGCATGTGTTTCACTCTCTTCAGAAGGTGACGCAGACCGAGGAGGCGTGTGGTTCGGCACAG GTCCTGCCACTACTGGAGGGAGAACCAAACCAGCGTGTCCTAACACCCTCAACCTGCGGCAGGAAACTGGCTCTTCTTGCACTGGAAGACACAAACTGTCTGCGCCTTTCATGGAGGGATTGGACCCTGCCTCTCACCAGCTCTGACCTGGCAACACTCGGCGTcatccagggagggaggacaggacaggacagccttgcttcatctaacctaaccaatacatGTTGCTGCGTcatccagggagggagggaggacaggacAGACTGCCTtgcttcatctaacctaaccaatacatGTTGCCAATCACTCTTgtaa